One genomic region from Pseudoduganella dura encodes:
- a CDS encoding nucleotidyltransferase family protein produces MDRNVGMGGIIGILLAAGRGRRFDPLGRRNKLLQPFEGEAVVVHSARHLLAALPRVVAVVRDGEDAVAAQLASLGCEVVVCADADSGMAASLVHGLRHAQAAQGWVVALGDMPRVRPATIAALARAVEGGADIAVPVLATERNGESGPERGNPVAFGRRHLPQLLALTGDRGARGIVRDNIVNEVAVDDPGILLDIDTPPDLQ; encoded by the coding sequence ATGGACAGGAATGTCGGCATGGGCGGCATCATCGGTATCCTGCTGGCCGCGGGCCGCGGCCGGCGCTTCGATCCGCTGGGGCGGCGCAACAAGCTGCTGCAACCGTTCGAAGGCGAAGCGGTCGTCGTGCACAGCGCGCGCCACCTGCTCGCCGCGCTGCCACGCGTGGTGGCCGTGGTGCGCGACGGCGAAGATGCCGTCGCCGCGCAACTGGCGTCGCTCGGCTGCGAGGTGGTAGTCTGCGCCGATGCGGACAGCGGCATGGCCGCTTCGCTGGTTCACGGCCTGCGGCACGCGCAAGCGGCGCAGGGGTGGGTGGTGGCGCTGGGCGACATGCCCCGCGTGCGGCCGGCCACGATCGCCGCGCTGGCACGGGCGGTGGAAGGGGGCGCCGATATCGCGGTGCCCGTGCTTGCAACGGAGCGCAACGGGGAAAGCGGACCGGAGCGCGGCAATCCGGTCGCCTTCGGCCGCCGCCATTTGCCGCAGCTGCTCGCGCTGACCGGAGACCGGGGCGCGCGCGGCATCGTGAGGGATAATATCGTCAACGAAGTGGCGGTGGACGATCCGGGCATCCTGCTCGACATCGATACGCCGCCGGACCTGCAATGA
- a CDS encoding (2Fe-2S)-binding protein gives MVILNINGRDTQVDADPSTPILWALRDNLNMTGTKFGCGAALCGACTVHLAGQPIRSCVTPISAAVGRKVTTIEAMEHDKVGKAVQDAWVKHDVPQCGYCQSGQVMSAAALLKTNRKPTDADIDSAMAGNICRCGTYQRIRLAIKDAAKTLA, from the coding sequence ATGGTCATCCTGAACATCAACGGGCGCGACACCCAGGTGGACGCCGATCCGTCGACACCCATCCTGTGGGCGTTGCGCGACAACCTCAACATGACCGGCACGAAGTTCGGCTGCGGCGCGGCGCTGTGCGGCGCCTGCACCGTGCACCTGGCCGGCCAGCCGATCCGTTCGTGCGTGACGCCGATCTCCGCGGCCGTGGGCCGGAAGGTCACCACGATCGAGGCGATGGAACACGACAAGGTGGGCAAGGCCGTGCAGGACGCCTGGGTGAAGCACGATGTGCCGCAATGCGGCTACTGCCAGAGCGGGCAGGTGATGAGTGCCGCCGCGCTGCTCAAGACGAACAGGAAGCCGACCGACGCCGACATCGACAGCGCCATGGCCGGCAACATCTGCCGCTGCGGCACCTACCAGCGCATCCGCCTGGCGATCAAGGACGCGGCGAAGACGCTCGCCTGA
- the trpC gene encoding indole-3-glycerol phosphate synthase TrpC: MSDILNKILAVKADEVAAAKKHRSLSSLRAEVEADRESRAAIRGFEAGLRGRIAAGQAGVIAEVKKASPSKGVLRPDFRPAAIAQSYAEGGAACLSVLTDEQFFQGSTEFLQQARAACALPVIRKDFLVDMYQVYEARAMGADCILLIVAGLDHGLMAEMEACAHELGMDVLVESHDGDELAAALKLKTNLIGINNRNLRTFDVSLDTTLDLLPRIPAERLVVTESGILGRSDVQRMREANVNAFLVGEAFMRAEDPGTELNRLFA; the protein is encoded by the coding sequence ATGTCCGACATCCTGAACAAGATCCTGGCCGTCAAGGCCGACGAAGTGGCCGCGGCGAAGAAGCACCGCAGCCTGTCCAGCCTGCGCGCCGAAGTGGAGGCCGACCGCGAGTCGCGCGCCGCGATCCGCGGCTTCGAAGCGGGCCTGCGGGGCAGGATCGCCGCCGGCCAGGCCGGCGTGATCGCCGAAGTCAAGAAGGCCTCGCCGTCGAAAGGCGTGCTGCGCCCGGACTTCCGCCCCGCCGCCATCGCGCAGAGCTATGCCGAAGGCGGCGCCGCCTGCCTGTCGGTGCTGACGGACGAGCAGTTCTTCCAGGGCTCGACCGAGTTCCTGCAACAGGCCCGCGCCGCGTGCGCGCTGCCGGTCATCCGCAAGGACTTCCTGGTCGACATGTACCAGGTCTATGAAGCGCGGGCGATGGGGGCCGACTGCATCCTGCTGATCGTGGCCGGCCTCGATCACGGCCTGATGGCGGAAATGGAAGCGTGCGCCCACGAGCTGGGCATGGACGTGCTGGTGGAATCGCACGACGGCGACGAGCTGGCCGCCGCGCTGAAACTGAAGACCAACCTCATCGGCATCAACAACCGCAACCTGCGCACGTTCGACGTGTCGCTGGACACCACGCTGGACCTGCTGCCGCGCATCCCGGCGGAGCGGCTGGTGGTGACCGAATCCGGCATCCTGGGCCGCAGCGATGTGCAGCGGATGCGGGAAGCGAACGTGAATGCCTTCCTGGTGGGCGAGGCGTTCATGCGCGCAGAAGATCCGGGAACGGAGCTGAACCGGCTGTTCGCCTGA
- a CDS encoding M61 family metallopeptidase, whose translation MKNKTPLKKTRTPRAAAPAVAYAIVPKDLAAHLFQVTLTVQQPAGGGPDGGQVLALPAWIPGSYMIREFARNIVQIRAEANGEPVPLVKLDKHSWQAPAVEGPLVVQYDVYAWDLSVRAAHLDQTHGFFNGTSVFLRVAGQEDVPHVVDIVRPADEAARNWRVATALPELKARRYGFGTYVAADYDELIDSPVEMGDFALATFTAHGVPHDVVITGRVPNLDMPRLCADLKAICETQIAFFEPKTKKAPVDRYVFMTLAVGDGYGGLEHRASTALICARADLPTTARAGTDPGSERSEGYIRFLGLCSHEYFHTWNVKRIKPAAFAPYDLQVENYTPLLWLFEGFTSYYDDLFLVRAGMISEATYFKMLGKTVGSVLRSAGRTKQSVAESSFDAWSKYYRQDENAPNAIVSYYAKGSLVGLGLDLTIRQKSGGQRSLDDIMLALWQRYGRDFYPDGRRGVTPGEVEALFDEVSGMRLKSYFEKYIRGTDDVPLARLLAPFGVKYVDERKLARPSLDANIGRDGADAKLSAVHEGGAAHRAGLSAGDLLVAIDGLRVTGNPANLEALLSRYRVGDTVQVHAFRRDELMTFTVQLQGDRVPGIGLTIDTAHKPAATRPTTLR comes from the coding sequence ATGAAAAACAAGACACCACTGAAAAAGACCAGGACGCCGCGCGCCGCGGCACCCGCCGTGGCCTATGCCATCGTGCCGAAGGATCTCGCCGCCCACCTGTTCCAGGTGACGCTGACCGTGCAGCAGCCGGCCGGCGGTGGACCGGACGGGGGCCAGGTGCTGGCGTTGCCGGCCTGGATTCCCGGCAGCTACATGATCCGCGAGTTCGCCCGCAACATCGTGCAGATCCGCGCCGAGGCGAACGGCGAACCGGTGCCGCTGGTGAAGCTGGACAAGCATTCCTGGCAGGCGCCGGCCGTCGAGGGCCCGCTCGTCGTACAGTACGACGTTTACGCGTGGGATCTTTCCGTGCGCGCCGCGCACCTGGACCAGACCCATGGCTTCTTCAACGGCACCAGCGTGTTCCTGCGCGTGGCCGGCCAGGAGGATGTGCCGCACGTGGTCGATATCGTGCGCCCGGCGGACGAAGCGGCCCGCAACTGGCGCGTGGCCACCGCGCTGCCGGAACTGAAGGCAAGGCGCTACGGCTTCGGCACCTACGTGGCCGCCGACTACGACGAATTGATCGACAGCCCGGTCGAGATGGGCGACTTCGCGCTGGCCACGTTCACCGCGCATGGAGTGCCGCACGACGTGGTGATCACCGGCCGCGTGCCGAACCTTGACATGCCGCGGCTGTGCGCCGACCTGAAGGCGATCTGCGAAACCCAGATCGCGTTCTTCGAGCCGAAGACGAAAAAGGCGCCGGTGGACCGCTACGTGTTCATGACGCTGGCCGTGGGCGACGGCTATGGCGGCCTCGAACACCGCGCGTCGACGGCACTGATCTGCGCCCGTGCCGATTTGCCGACGACCGCAAGGGCCGGCACAGACCCGGGCAGCGAGAGAAGCGAAGGCTACATCAGGTTCCTGGGCCTGTGCAGCCACGAGTATTTCCACACCTGGAACGTGAAACGCATCAAGCCGGCGGCGTTCGCGCCTTACGACCTGCAGGTCGAAAACTACACGCCGCTGCTGTGGCTGTTCGAAGGCTTCACCAGCTATTACGACGACCTGTTCCTCGTGCGCGCCGGCATGATCAGCGAAGCCACGTATTTCAAGATGCTGGGCAAGACGGTCGGCAGCGTGCTGCGCAGCGCCGGCCGCACGAAGCAGAGCGTGGCCGAGTCCAGCTTCGACGCCTGGAGCAAGTACTACCGGCAGGACGAGAACGCGCCCAACGCCATCGTCAGCTACTACGCCAAGGGTTCGCTGGTGGGCCTCGGCCTGGACCTGACCATCCGCCAGAAATCGGGCGGGCAGCGCTCGCTGGACGACATCATGCTGGCGCTGTGGCAGCGCTACGGCCGCGATTTCTACCCGGATGGCCGCCGCGGCGTGACGCCGGGCGAAGTGGAAGCGCTGTTCGACGAGGTCAGCGGCATGCGGCTGAAGAGCTACTTTGAAAAATACATCCGCGGCACCGACGACGTGCCGCTGGCCAGGCTGCTGGCGCCGTTCGGCGTGAAGTATGTGGACGAGCGCAAGCTGGCCAGGCCCAGCCTCGATGCCAACATCGGGCGCGACGGCGCCGATGCGAAGCTGTCCGCCGTCCACGAAGGCGGCGCCGCGCACCGTGCCGGCCTGTCTGCCGGCGACCTGCTGGTGGCGATCGACGGCTTGCGCGTGACCGGCAACCCGGCCAACCTGGAGGCGCTGCTGTCGCGCTATCGCGTGGGCGACACGGTGCAGGTGCATGCCTTCCGGCGCGACGAGCTGATGACGTTCACGGTGCAGCTGCAAGGCGACCGGGTGCCCGGCATCGGGCTCACGATCGATACGGCGCACAAGCCGGCGGCAACCCGCCCGACCACGCTGCGCTGA
- a CDS encoding LysE family translocator, whose amino-acid sequence MFGIHDLTLFIVSGLLLNIMPGPDSLLIMARSATQGWRAGVAASLGIGAGTMVHVLAAAVGLSALLATSAAAFNVVKWVGAAYIVWCGIGMLRAKLKGSPGDTATPAPAPLPYRRIFAQGFLTNVLNPKVALFFLAFVPQFIDADAPNKPLAFIVLGCIFNFNGMLWCNGLALFTAFASARLKVKPIVALWLNRVTGSLFLVLGARLALADRH is encoded by the coding sequence ATGTTCGGCATCCACGACCTGACGCTGTTCATCGTTTCCGGGCTGCTGCTGAACATCATGCCGGGACCGGATTCGCTGCTGATCATGGCGCGCAGCGCCACGCAGGGCTGGCGCGCCGGCGTGGCCGCCTCGCTCGGCATCGGCGCCGGCACGATGGTGCATGTGCTGGCCGCCGCTGTTGGGCTGTCGGCACTGCTGGCCACTTCCGCTGCCGCATTCAATGTCGTCAAATGGGTTGGCGCGGCGTATATCGTCTGGTGCGGCATCGGCATGCTGCGGGCGAAGCTGAAGGGCTCGCCCGGCGATACGGCCACGCCCGCTCCCGCGCCATTGCCTTACCGCCGCATCTTCGCCCAGGGCTTCCTCACCAACGTGCTGAACCCGAAAGTCGCGCTGTTCTTCCTCGCCTTCGTGCCCCAGTTCATCGATGCCGATGCGCCGAACAAGCCGCTGGCCTTCATCGTCCTCGGCTGCATCTTCAACTTCAACGGCATGTTGTGGTGTAACGGCCTGGCGCTGTTCACCGCATTCGCCAGCGCCCGCCTGAAAGTCAAACCGATCGTCGCGCTGTGGCTGAACCGCGTTACCGGCAGCCTGTTCCTGGTGCTGGGCGCCCGCCTCGCCCTCGCCGACCGTCATTAA
- a CDS encoding xanthine dehydrogenase family protein molybdopterin-binding subunit, which yields MRTEWITPEEMAALAAGDTAGPSRRGFLKAAGTGLVLGFTFAGGSRMARAADASAAGPKPSQQPNAFLRIAPDNTVTVQVNRLEFGQGVQTALPMLIAEELDADWSQMRGALAPAGEAYKDPALGIQITGGSGTVAHSWVQYREIGARARAMLVAAAAEQWKVPVGQVKASKGLLTAPGGRKATYGQMAEAAMKQPVPRHVVLKNADKFRFIGKPMPRLDARAKSDGSQQFGMDFKPAGTKVAVVARPPVFGAKVKKFDAAAAGRIKGVIAVLPVDVDRGGTGVAVIADGYWQAKQGRDALAIDWDTDGLEKVGSAEQFTAFRALAARPGIVAKAADTAKLAAAPKKISAVYEFPYLAHAPMEPLNCVVDLRRDGCTIWAGSQFQTLDQAAAAKTAGLKPEQVTLHTMTAGGGFGRRATPGSDYIVEAVNVAKALAKAGKAGPVKVIWSREDDIKGGYYRPSHVHRADLGLDASGNIVGWDHVIVGQSIIAGTSFEPFMVKNGVDSTMVEGMGGPYRVPLNLSVHNAQANVPVLWWRSVGATHTAFVMETLIDEAAVAAGADPVAYRKRLIPAEHKRHHLALDLAVGKSGYRTVKLPEGQAYGVAVHEAFGTVVAYVVTASVENGAPKLHKVTAAVHCNQPVNPLTIEAQVQGAVLMALGTTLPGAAITLKDGIVEQGQFSDYAVARMPDMPLVEVHIVPSVEAPTGMGEPGLPPLAPAFANAVFRVTGKRLRKLPFDLASAAAPQVA from the coding sequence ATGCGCACTGAATGGATCACTCCGGAGGAAATGGCGGCATTGGCGGCCGGCGACACGGCCGGCCCGTCGCGCCGCGGCTTCCTGAAGGCCGCCGGCACCGGGCTGGTGCTGGGCTTCACGTTCGCCGGCGGCAGCCGGATGGCGCGCGCGGCCGATGCGTCCGCTGCCGGGCCAAAGCCTTCGCAACAGCCCAACGCGTTCCTGCGCATCGCGCCGGACAACACCGTCACCGTGCAGGTGAACCGGCTCGAATTCGGCCAGGGCGTGCAGACGGCGCTGCCGATGCTGATCGCCGAGGAGCTCGATGCCGACTGGTCGCAGATGCGCGGCGCGCTGGCGCCGGCCGGCGAAGCGTACAAGGACCCGGCGCTGGGCATCCAGATCACCGGCGGCTCCGGCACGGTGGCCCACTCGTGGGTACAGTACCGCGAGATCGGCGCCAGGGCGCGGGCGATGCTTGTCGCCGCGGCGGCCGAACAGTGGAAGGTGCCGGTTGGCCAGGTCAAGGCGTCGAAAGGTTTGCTGACCGCTCCTGGCGGCAGGAAGGCGACCTACGGCCAGATGGCCGAAGCAGCGATGAAGCAGCCCGTGCCGCGACACGTGGTGCTGAAGAACGCCGATAAATTCCGCTTCATCGGCAAGCCGATGCCCCGGCTGGACGCCCGGGCGAAATCGGACGGCAGCCAGCAGTTCGGCATGGACTTCAAGCCGGCCGGCACGAAAGTGGCCGTGGTGGCCCGCCCGCCCGTGTTCGGCGCGAAGGTGAAAAAATTCGACGCCGCCGCGGCGGGCAGGATCAAGGGCGTGATCGCCGTGCTGCCGGTGGACGTGGACCGCGGCGGCACCGGCGTGGCCGTCATCGCCGATGGCTACTGGCAGGCGAAGCAGGGCCGCGATGCGCTGGCGATCGACTGGGACACGGACGGCCTGGAGAAGGTCGGCTCCGCGGAACAGTTCACGGCGTTCCGTGCGCTGGCCGCCAGACCCGGCATCGTGGCGAAAGCGGCCGATACCGCGAAACTGGCCGCCGCGCCGAAGAAGATCTCCGCCGTCTACGAATTCCCCTACCTGGCGCATGCGCCGATGGAACCGCTGAACTGCGTGGTCGACCTGCGGCGCGATGGTTGCACGATCTGGGCCGGCAGCCAGTTCCAGACGCTGGACCAGGCCGCGGCCGCGAAAACGGCCGGCCTGAAACCGGAACAGGTCACGCTGCACACGATGACGGCCGGCGGCGGCTTCGGCCGCCGCGCCACGCCGGGTTCCGACTACATCGTGGAAGCCGTGAATGTAGCAAAGGCGCTGGCCAAGGCTGGCAAGGCCGGCCCCGTGAAGGTGATCTGGAGCCGCGAGGACGACATCAAGGGCGGCTACTACCGCCCGTCGCACGTGCACCGCGCCGACCTGGGGCTCGACGCCAGTGGCAATATCGTCGGCTGGGATCACGTGATCGTCGGCCAGTCCATCATCGCGGGCACCTCGTTCGAGCCGTTCATGGTCAAGAACGGGGTCGATTCCACGATGGTCGAAGGCATGGGCGGGCCGTACCGGGTGCCGTTGAACCTCTCGGTGCACAACGCGCAGGCCAACGTGCCGGTGCTGTGGTGGCGTTCGGTGGGTGCGACCCACACGGCGTTCGTGATGGAGACGCTGATCGACGAAGCCGCGGTGGCGGCCGGCGCGGACCCGGTGGCCTACCGCAAGCGGCTGATCCCGGCCGAACACAAGCGCCATCACCTGGCGCTAGACCTGGCCGTCGGCAAATCGGGCTACCGTACCGTCAAGCTGCCCGAAGGGCAGGCCTACGGGGTGGCGGTGCATGAGGCATTCGGCACCGTCGTCGCCTACGTGGTCACGGCATCGGTGGAGAACGGCGCGCCGAAGCTGCACAAGGTCACGGCGGCCGTGCATTGCAACCAGCCGGTCAATCCCCTCACGATCGAGGCGCAGGTGCAGGGCGCGGTGCTGATGGCCCTGGGTACCACGTTGCCGGGCGCCGCCATCACGTTGAAGGATGGTATCGTGGAACAGGGCCAGTTCAGCGACTACGCGGTGGCGCGCATGCCGGACATGCCGCTGGTCGAGGTGCACATCGTGCCGTCGGTCGAGGCGCCGACCGGCATGGGCGAACCGGGCCTGCCGCCGCTGGCGCCGGCGTTTGCCAATGCGGTGTTCCGGGTAACCGGCAAGCGGCTGCGCAAGCTGCCGTTCGACCTGGCCTCGGCCGCCGCGCCGCAGGTGGCATAA
- a CDS encoding DsbC family protein, whose protein sequence is MKFIKTGLVLASALLMSCAGADNGVEATIRKNVEPKLGDNVKIDSVRETPYAGLYEIRIGSEIRYTDKTGTYLFAGHIFNLKTKEDVTQARIDDISRIKFSDLPLELALKTVKGNGKRVVAIFEDPNCGYCKKFRQQTLSKVDNVTVYTFMYNILSPDSTVKSRNIWCAADRNRAWDDWMLSGKQAPAAPAGCTAPNDKVLALGNKLGLQGTPAIFFADGSRIPGAIDAAAMEEKFASIK, encoded by the coding sequence ATGAAGTTCATCAAGACCGGCCTCGTGCTGGCATCGGCGTTGCTGATGTCGTGCGCGGGCGCCGACAACGGCGTCGAAGCCACCATCCGCAAGAACGTCGAGCCGAAACTGGGCGACAACGTCAAGATCGACTCCGTACGCGAAACGCCATATGCCGGCCTGTACGAAATCCGTATCGGCAGCGAGATCCGCTACACGGACAAGACGGGCACATACCTGTTCGCGGGGCACATCTTCAACCTGAAGACCAAGGAAGATGTCACGCAAGCCCGTATCGACGACATCAGCCGCATCAAGTTCTCGGACCTGCCGCTGGAACTGGCGCTGAAAACGGTCAAGGGCAACGGCAAACGCGTGGTTGCCATCTTCGAAGACCCGAACTGCGGCTACTGCAAGAAATTCCGCCAGCAGACGCTGTCGAAGGTCGACAACGTCACCGTCTACACGTTCATGTACAACATCCTGTCGCCCGATTCCACCGTGAAATCGCGCAATATCTGGTGTGCGGCGGACCGCAACCGTGCATGGGACGACTGGATGTTGTCCGGCAAGCAGGCGCCGGCCGCGCCGGCCGGCTGCACGGCGCCGAACGACAAGGTGCTGGCGCTGGGGAACAAGCTGGGCCTGCAAGGCACGCCGGCGATCTTCTTTGCCGACGGCAGCCGCATTCCGGGCGCGATCGACGCCGCGGCAATGGAAGAGAAATTCGCTTCCATCAAGTGA
- the trpD gene encoding anthranilate phosphoribosyltransferase, protein MPITHQEALIRCIEHREIFHDEMLHLFRQIMSGEMSPVMVAALTMGLRVKKETIGEITAAAQVMREFSTKVPMADTTNLLDIVGTGGDGAHTFNISSAAMFVAAAAGARIAKHGGRSVSSSSGSADLIESLGADINLKPEQIAQSIAQTGIGFMFAPNHHAAMKHVAPVRRELGVRSIFNILGPLTNPAGAPNILMGVFHPDLVGIQVRVLQRLGAEHAIVVYGRDNMDEVSLGAGTLVGELVDGEIREYEIHPEDFGLQMVASRNLKVANAAESKAKVLGVLSGDTGAATDIVALNAGTALYAAGVAPSIETGFVKARQAIESGAALAKLRQFVEVTQALGAANA, encoded by the coding sequence ATGCCGATCACCCACCAGGAAGCGCTGATCCGCTGCATCGAACACCGCGAGATCTTCCACGACGAAATGCTGCACCTGTTCCGCCAGATCATGAGCGGCGAAATGTCGCCCGTGATGGTGGCCGCGCTGACGATGGGCCTGCGCGTGAAGAAGGAAACCATCGGCGAGATCACCGCCGCGGCGCAGGTCATGCGCGAGTTCTCGACCAAGGTGCCGATGGCGGACACCACCAACCTGCTCGACATCGTCGGCACCGGCGGCGATGGCGCGCATACCTTCAACATCAGCAGCGCCGCGATGTTCGTGGCCGCCGCGGCCGGCGCGCGCATCGCCAAGCACGGCGGGCGCAGCGTCTCGTCGTCCTCCGGCAGCGCGGACCTGATCGAATCGCTGGGCGCCGACATCAACCTGAAGCCGGAGCAGATCGCGCAATCGATCGCGCAGACCGGCATCGGTTTCATGTTCGCGCCGAACCACCACGCCGCCATGAAGCACGTGGCGCCGGTGCGCCGCGAACTGGGCGTGCGCTCGATCTTCAACATCCTCGGCCCGCTCACCAATCCGGCCGGCGCGCCGAACATCCTGATGGGCGTGTTCCATCCCGACCTGGTCGGCATCCAGGTGCGCGTGCTGCAGCGCCTCGGCGCCGAACATGCGATCGTGGTGTATGGCCGCGACAACATGGATGAGGTGTCGCTGGGCGCCGGCACGCTGGTCGGCGAACTGGTCGACGGCGAAATCCGCGAATACGAGATCCATCCCGAAGACTTCGGCCTGCAGATGGTGGCCAGCCGCAACCTGAAGGTGGCCAACGCCGCCGAATCGAAGGCGAAGGTGCTGGGCGTGCTGTCCGGCGACACCGGCGCCGCCACCGATATCGTCGCGCTCAATGCCGGTACCGCGCTGTATGCGGCCGGTGTCGCGCCGTCGATCGAGACGGGCTTCGTCAAGGCGAGGCAGGCGATCGAGTCCGGCGCCGCGCTGGCGAAGCTGCGCCAGTTCGTCGAAGTCACCCAGGCGCTCGGCGCCGCCAACGCCTGA
- a CDS encoding GGDEF domain-containing protein, whose protein sequence is MRLLDPFSVVLMAALMCAVMSLVLFGARRSFPAEMRGIGYWSAALAVQVFSVICFALRGTLPDIAVLPLANVLFVIGNGLSVIGLQRFYGVDPGWKMLGGAAAFSLAGMVYYLQVAPDYAARVFWMALPMTLLNGTLLYLVLRHGRRKLATWFFGTLIAVNTVLMAVRGVMAITHGEAMVDVARPGLFQSFYLAATALQPALLSVGFLMVANERLRRILERRSASDPLTGVLNRRGFGDAYAREVARMARMRQRSRSLALLSVDLDFFKKINDRFGHAEGDRVLVSVAQMIGSALRESDVLARFGGEEFIVLLPDTDLKRALAVALRVQRLLRDASAGDLPSCTASIGVAVQTDADEELDALLCRADEALYRAKENGRDRIETWRAAA, encoded by the coding sequence GTGAGGCTGCTGGATCCGTTCAGCGTCGTACTGATGGCGGCGCTGATGTGCGCCGTGATGAGCCTGGTACTGTTCGGTGCCCGCCGCAGTTTTCCCGCCGAAATGCGCGGCATCGGCTACTGGAGCGCCGCGCTGGCGGTGCAGGTGTTTTCCGTCATCTGCTTCGCACTGCGCGGCACCTTGCCTGACATTGCCGTGCTGCCGTTGGCCAACGTGCTGTTCGTGATCGGCAACGGCCTCTCGGTGATCGGCCTGCAGCGCTTCTACGGCGTCGATCCCGGCTGGAAGATGCTGGGCGGCGCGGCCGCCTTTTCCCTGGCCGGCATGGTGTACTACCTGCAGGTCGCGCCGGACTATGCGGCCCGCGTCTTCTGGATGGCGCTGCCGATGACGCTGCTGAACGGCACGCTGCTGTACCTCGTGCTGCGCCATGGCCGGCGCAAGCTGGCCACATGGTTCTTCGGCACGCTGATCGCCGTGAACACCGTATTGATGGCGGTGCGCGGCGTGATGGCGATAACGCATGGCGAGGCAATGGTGGACGTTGCGCGGCCCGGCCTGTTCCAGAGCTTCTATCTCGCGGCGACCGCGCTGCAGCCGGCATTGCTGTCGGTAGGCTTCCTGATGGTGGCCAACGAGCGGCTGCGCCGCATCCTCGAGCGCCGCTCGGCCAGCGATCCGCTGACCGGCGTGTTGAACCGGCGCGGCTTCGGCGATGCCTACGCGCGCGAAGTGGCGCGCATGGCACGCATGCGGCAGCGTTCCCGGTCGCTGGCGCTGCTGTCCGTGGACCTCGATTTCTTCAAGAAGATCAACGACCGCTTCGGCCACGCCGAAGGCGACCGGGTGCTGGTGAGCGTGGCGCAGATGATCGGCTCCGCATTGCGCGAATCCGACGTGCTGGCCCGCTTCGGCGGCGAGGAATTCATCGTGCTGTTGCCGGATACCGACCTGAAGCGCGCGCTGGCCGTCGCGCTGCGCGTGCAGCGGCTGCTGCGCGACGCCTCCGCCGGCGACCTGCCGTCGTGCACGGCCAGCATCGGCGTGGCCGTGCAGACCGATGCGGACGAAGAGCTCGATGCGCTGCTGTGCCGCGCCGACGAGGCGCTGTACCGCGCCAAGGAAAACGGCCGCGACCGGATCGAAACCTGGCGCGCGGCCGCGTAA